One part of the Saprospiraceae bacterium genome encodes these proteins:
- a CDS encoding helix-turn-helix transcriptional regulator translates to MERILAGNHTELIASGLQISFEPLVSVIGNELVIKIFEESIELNYFTNSNECEPSETKVTSFLIHIKFDQSYFKNKDFSRPFHALPSHSQSICCNTQFILMDIWTTNLNGIYRKLFLESKAVELLLRAYSLHLEQSGDCANCRFLKFDYNKDKIIQARQILLENLNNPPTIPDLAKIIGINQCYLKKGFKEMFNMTIYDFVMEQRMILAKGLIQNSQFSVYEVSESLGYASSSSFSKAFKKIHGFSPSELK, encoded by the coding sequence ATGGAAAGGATTTTGGCTGGAAACCATACCGAATTAATTGCTAGTGGGCTTCAAATATCCTTTGAACCTTTGGTCTCAGTTATTGGGAATGAGCTTGTTATAAAAATTTTTGAAGAATCCATTGAACTGAATTATTTCACAAATTCTAATGAATGCGAGCCTTCCGAGACCAAAGTAACAAGTTTTCTCATCCATATTAAATTTGACCAATCGTATTTTAAAAATAAGGATTTCTCCCGGCCTTTTCATGCATTGCCGTCTCACTCTCAATCAATTTGTTGCAATACCCAATTTATTCTTATGGATATTTGGACCACAAATTTGAATGGAATTTACAGGAAATTATTTTTAGAGAGCAAAGCTGTTGAATTACTTCTAAGAGCTTATAGTCTTCATTTGGAGCAATCTGGAGATTGTGCTAATTGTAGATTTCTTAAATTTGATTACAACAAAGATAAAATCATTCAAGCTCGACAAATATTATTGGAAAACTTAAATAATCCTCCTACCATTCCAGATTTGGCTAAAATCATAGGAATCAATCAATGCTATCTGAAAAAGGGTTTCAAAGAGATGTTTAATATGACTATCTATGATTTTGTAATGGAGCAACGCATGATTTTGGCCAAAGGATTAATCCAAAATTCACAATTCAGCGTTTATGAAGTTTCCGAATCCCTTGGATATGCTTCATCCAGCAGTTTTTCTAAAGCCTTTAAGAAAATTCACGGTTTCAGCCCAAGCGAATTGAAATAA
- the fdhF gene encoding formate dehydrogenase subunit alpha, giving the protein MKTEFLTPDLFHQPAIKNASINGVSYEIKQGETILSFVRRHFENNTIPTLCDAPNLEAFGSCRVCSVEVSRPGNGVSRTVAACHTPVEEGMIIATESESIQKLRKNIIELVLTDHPLDCLTCEVNGNCELQDVAARVGIRKVRYPEGKNHLDREKDNSHPYMTSDLSKCIMCYRCVRACDEVQGQLVLSVMGRGFDSQIIKGMNQSFMDSDCVSCGACAQACPTSAISDVFQSKALVGQDKVRTVCTYCGVGCNLEVSVKSGKILSIQAPFNADVNQGHTCLKGRYAFKFYNHPERLQYPMIRKNGVLERVSWDEVYDFIVEKLTDIKTQFGPNAIGGVSSARCTNEENYLMQKFIRAVIGTNNIDGCARVCHSPTALGMQRTFGTGAATNSIEDLKLTSAILVIGANPTEGHPVTGAKLRQHAMKGKTTIVIDPRRTEMAKYATHHLQLRPGTNVAVLNMMLYYIVKQELFDKSFISNRTEGFDDFKENILKLNISELENVSGVPREQAKAAAIAYASAPLAMSFHGLGVTEHYQGTYTVMLIADLAMITGNVGKPGCGVNPLRGQNNVQGMADMGVQPYQAAGYYDVTLPEVQEKFSKFYGVEVPSEVGLKIPEMYNAAIAGQFKALWIMGDDLVQSDPNTNKVIKAIKSLDLLIVQEIFMTETAKLAHVVLPGASFLEKEGTFTNGERRIQKVQQVVKPIGDSKVDGQIMVDIMNRMGYKQAAYEAKSMLEEICQIVPFFAGVKWDELGDNGKQWPVLADGTDTKILHVDTFKRGKGKFEFKEYVESPEILENAEEFPFILTTNRVLEHYNAGTMTRRTGNVEIISEDLVLINPEDAISYQIEEGDLVLIESARGKIEIKAHLTDEVKQGVISTTFHFPELFVNIVTSDVSDSIAKCPEFKVVCVRIQKVEMLVM; this is encoded by the coding sequence ATGAAGACGGAATTCTTAACACCAGACCTTTTCCATCAGCCTGCCATTAAAAATGCAAGCATAAATGGCGTTTCATATGAAATAAAACAGGGAGAAACAATTTTAAGCTTTGTAAGGCGGCATTTTGAAAATAATACAATTCCTACCCTTTGCGATGCACCAAATCTCGAAGCATTTGGATCTTGTCGAGTATGCAGTGTAGAAGTTTCAAGGCCAGGAAATGGAGTATCCCGCACTGTTGCTGCTTGTCATACCCCCGTTGAAGAAGGAATGATCATTGCAACCGAGTCAGAATCCATTCAAAAATTAAGAAAAAATATCATAGAACTTGTCCTTACAGATCACCCATTAGATTGTCTTACCTGTGAAGTAAATGGAAATTGTGAATTGCAAGATGTGGCGGCAAGAGTAGGTATTCGGAAAGTTCGGTATCCAGAGGGTAAAAACCACCTGGATAGGGAAAAAGACAATAGTCATCCCTACATGACTTCCGATTTGTCAAAGTGTATTATGTGTTATCGCTGTGTCAGAGCCTGTGATGAAGTCCAAGGTCAATTGGTATTGTCTGTTATGGGACGTGGTTTTGATAGTCAGATTATTAAAGGGATGAATCAATCTTTTATGGATTCTGACTGTGTAAGTTGTGGTGCTTGTGCTCAGGCATGTCCGACTTCTGCGATTTCTGATGTATTCCAATCTAAAGCTTTAGTTGGACAAGATAAAGTTCGGACTGTTTGCACGTATTGTGGAGTTGGATGTAATCTTGAAGTAAGCGTTAAAAGTGGTAAAATATTAAGTATTCAAGCGCCTTTTAATGCAGATGTAAATCAAGGTCATACTTGTTTGAAAGGTCGTTATGCATTTAAATTTTATAACCATCCAGAACGACTGCAATATCCTATGATTCGTAAAAATGGAGTATTGGAACGGGTGAGCTGGGATGAAGTTTATGATTTTATCGTAGAAAAATTAACGGATATAAAGACTCAGTTTGGTCCAAATGCAATTGGAGGAGTTTCTTCTGCCCGGTGTACGAATGAAGAAAATTATTTAATGCAAAAATTTATTCGGGCTGTCATTGGCACCAATAATATTGATGGTTGTGCCCGAGTTTGTCATTCACCAACTGCTTTGGGAATGCAACGCACGTTTGGGACTGGCGCCGCAACAAATTCTATTGAAGATCTTAAACTAACTTCTGCCATTTTAGTAATTGGAGCCAATCCTACCGAAGGGCATCCAGTAACGGGTGCTAAATTAAGGCAGCATGCAATGAAAGGAAAGACTACCATTGTAATTGATCCCCGCCGTACTGAAATGGCAAAATATGCTACGCATCATCTCCAATTAAGACCAGGTACGAATGTTGCTGTTTTAAATATGATGCTCTATTATATTGTAAAACAGGAGTTATTTGATAAATCATTTATTAGTAATAGAACAGAAGGTTTTGATGATTTTAAAGAAAATATTTTAAAATTAAATATCAGCGAACTGGAAAATGTTTCCGGAGTTCCTCGCGAACAAGCAAAAGCTGCCGCAATTGCATATGCATCAGCTCCACTCGCAATGTCATTTCATGGTCTAGGGGTCACAGAGCATTATCAAGGCACCTATACGGTAATGTTAATTGCAGATTTGGCAATGATTACAGGTAATGTTGGAAAACCGGGATGCGGTGTAAATCCTTTAAGAGGCCAAAATAATGTTCAGGGAATGGCAGATATGGGCGTTCAACCTTATCAAGCAGCAGGTTATTATGATGTTACGTTGCCCGAAGTACAGGAAAAATTTAGCAAATTTTATGGAGTAGAAGTTCCATCAGAAGTAGGATTAAAAATACCAGAAATGTATAATGCTGCAATTGCAGGTCAATTTAAAGCATTATGGATAATGGGTGATGATTTGGTTCAATCAGACCCAAATACAAATAAAGTTATTAAAGCTATAAAGTCCTTGGATCTTTTAATCGTCCAGGAAATATTTATGACCGAAACAGCCAAACTAGCACATGTAGTTTTACCAGGAGCTTCATTTTTAGAAAAAGAAGGGACTTTTACAAATGGTGAACGTCGTATACAAAAAGTGCAGCAAGTAGTTAAACCAATTGGCGATTCAAAAGTAGATGGACAAATTATGGTCGATATTATGAATCGAATGGGTTATAAACAAGCGGCCTATGAAGCTAAAAGTATGCTTGAAGAAATTTGTCAGATAGTACCATTCTTTGCAGGTGTAAAATGGGATGAACTCGGTGATAACGGTAAACAATGGCCTGTCTTAGCTGATGGAACGGATACTAAAATATTACATGTTGATACATTCAAACGCGGAAAAGGTAAATTTGAATTTAAGGAATATGTAGAGTCTCCGGAGATCCTTGAAAATGCCGAAGAATTTCCATTTATCCTTACCACAAACCGTGTACTGGAACATTACAATGCTGGCACCATGACCCGTCGAACAGGTAATGTTGAAATCATTTCTGAAGATTTGGTTTTAATTAATCCAGAAGATGCTATCAGCTATCAAATTGAAGAAGGAGACCTGGTTTTAATTGAATCTGCCAGAGGTAAAATAGAAATAAAAGCACATCTTACCGATGAAGTCAAACAAGGTGTCATAAGTACTACCTTTCATTTTCCTGAATTATTTGTAAATATTGTAACTTCTGATGTTAGTGATAGCATTGCAAAATGTCCTGAATTTAAAGTCGTTTGTGTGAGAATTCAGAAAGTTGAAATGCTTGTAATGTGA
- a CDS encoding sigma-70 family RNA polymerase sigma factor, with product MDSLKPALSELLQGEKLSQRSAQKALYEQYYSFAKTICLQYSSSGAEAVEILNDGFLKILTQIDLYNSDYSFKSWLRKIMIHKAIDYYRQHKAKTQILSLDSGKIQEPSYYDFPDLDNIEDLIPVLQKLSPAYRLVLNL from the coding sequence ATGGACTCACTAAAGCCTGCTTTGTCAGAGCTCTTGCAGGGTGAGAAACTAAGTCAAAGATCTGCACAAAAGGCTCTCTATGAACAATATTATAGCTTTGCCAAAACCATTTGTTTGCAATATAGTTCATCTGGAGCAGAGGCTGTAGAAATTTTGAATGATGGTTTTCTAAAAATTCTTACCCAAATTGATCTTTATAATTCTGATTATTCTTTCAAAAGTTGGTTGAGAAAAATCATGATCCATAAAGCGATCGATTATTACAGACAACACAAAGCGAAAACCCAAATACTATCTTTAGATTCAGGCAAAATACAAGAACCTTCTTATTATGATTTTCCAGATTTGGATAACATAGAAGATTTGATCCCTGTATTACAAAAATTATCACCCGCATATCGACTTGTTTTAAATTTATAA
- a CDS encoding 3-hydroxyacyl-CoA dehydrogenase/enoyl-CoA hydratase family protein yields the protein MGYRINKIAVLGSGLMGSGIACHLAGAGFQVILLDLASEGANKNAFVNAALEKALASKPTPIFHKKFKSNIQTGNFDDDIHRIKDCDWILEVIIEKLEIKKLLYEKIESFRRPGTLMSSNTSGIPIHFLIQDRSDDFKKHFCGTHFFNPPRYLKLLEIIPTSETKSDVVEFFMDFGKHFLGKQTVLCKDTPAFIANRIGVVTMSKIFELAEELKLSISDVDKLTGPALGRPKSGTFRLMDLVGIDTATWVVEGLRANCPKDEMVQKLQHPKSINYLVSQKWFGNKSGKGFYEKTSQKDEKGRPVFSALNLNTLEYQQDPKSKLESITISKQIENLSARIKAIIKMDDAGAMLVRKALGFLFAYASQRIPEITETVFAIDESLKNGFAWELGPFETWDAIGFEAGLKLIEESGEQPADWILSMKAVNKTQFYATENRQLFYYDHNSENYLLIPGQQDEIRFHLFDKKASVYKNDEVILHDIGDGVLCLEFKSKYNAIGEGILKGIQESIRIAEEQQWKGLVIGNNATNFTVGANLMLVGMMAFQQEYDQLDLAVRMFQDTSMRCRYSSIPVVTATQGYVFGGGVELLMHCDASVCAAESYIGLVEVGVGILPGGAGTKEFAVRLSDEFKEGEVQIPQLIQRFKTIATASVATSAYEAYDFGYLDAKRDSVCILGTSNIFQAKQKVLQLSTNYIRPVPREDIMVLGQTGLAALYVAAHSLKLGGYASDHDIKIARKIAYVLCGGDLSYAQKVNEQYLLDLEREAFLSLCTEPKTLERIQYMLENNKPLRN from the coding sequence ATGGGATATAGAATAAATAAAATAGCCGTTTTAGGTTCTGGTTTAATGGGTTCAGGAATTGCCTGTCATCTTGCAGGAGCTGGCTTTCAGGTTATATTACTGGACTTAGCCTCTGAAGGAGCCAATAAAAATGCCTTTGTAAATGCTGCTTTAGAAAAAGCATTGGCCTCTAAACCAACGCCTATTTTTCATAAAAAGTTCAAGTCAAATATTCAAACTGGTAATTTTGATGATGATATACATCGGATTAAAGATTGTGACTGGATATTGGAAGTTATAATTGAGAAATTAGAGATTAAAAAATTGTTGTATGAAAAAATAGAATCGTTTCGAAGACCTGGAACGCTTATGAGTTCAAATACTTCTGGTATACCAATTCATTTTTTAATACAGGATAGATCTGACGATTTTAAAAAACATTTTTGTGGAACTCATTTTTTCAATCCTCCACGTTATCTTAAACTTTTGGAGATTATTCCAACCTCAGAAACAAAATCAGACGTTGTAGAATTTTTTATGGATTTCGGAAAGCATTTTCTCGGCAAACAAACGGTTTTATGTAAAGATACTCCCGCATTTATCGCAAATAGAATAGGCGTAGTTACCATGTCAAAAATATTTGAGTTAGCAGAAGAATTAAAGTTAAGTATATCGGATGTTGATAAATTAACAGGACCTGCATTGGGTAGGCCAAAAAGCGGAACATTTAGATTAATGGATTTAGTTGGCATTGATACTGCTACTTGGGTTGTTGAAGGTTTGCGTGCGAATTGTCCAAAGGATGAGATGGTTCAAAAACTCCAGCATCCTAAGAGTATTAATTATTTGGTCAGCCAAAAATGGTTTGGAAATAAATCTGGAAAAGGATTTTATGAAAAGACATCTCAGAAAGATGAAAAGGGAAGGCCAGTTTTTTCGGCTTTGAATTTAAATACACTGGAGTATCAGCAAGACCCAAAATCAAAATTGGAGAGTATAACTATTTCAAAACAAATAGAAAATTTATCAGCGAGAATAAAAGCTATTATAAAAATGGACGATGCAGGTGCAATGCTTGTTCGCAAGGCACTGGGTTTTTTGTTTGCTTATGCATCTCAGCGAATTCCTGAAATTACAGAAACTGTATTTGCAATTGATGAATCTTTAAAAAACGGATTTGCATGGGAGCTTGGACCTTTTGAAACCTGGGATGCTATTGGTTTTGAAGCTGGTTTGAAATTGATTGAGGAATCCGGTGAGCAGCCAGCAGATTGGATTTTGAGTATGAAAGCAGTTAATAAGACACAGTTTTATGCAACAGAGAATAGACAATTGTTTTACTATGATCATAATTCAGAGAATTACTTGCTAATACCAGGGCAACAAGATGAAATTAGGTTTCATTTATTTGATAAAAAAGCGAGTGTTTATAAAAATGATGAAGTTATTTTACATGATATTGGAGATGGTGTATTGTGTTTAGAATTTAAAAGTAAATACAATGCTATTGGCGAGGGTATTTTAAAAGGAATTCAAGAATCGATACGGATTGCTGAAGAACAACAATGGAAAGGATTAGTTATTGGAAATAATGCAACAAATTTTACTGTCGGTGCAAATTTAATGTTGGTTGGAATGATGGCATTTCAACAGGAATATGATCAACTAGATTTGGCGGTGAGAATGTTTCAGGATACTTCAATGCGTTGCAGGTATTCTTCAATTCCAGTGGTTACAGCAACTCAAGGATATGTATTTGGAGGAGGCGTTGAATTATTGATGCATTGTGATGCTTCTGTTTGTGCTGCCGAATCCTATATAGGTTTAGTAGAAGTGGGTGTTGGTATATTGCCCGGAGGTGCTGGCACAAAAGAATTTGCAGTGAGGCTTAGTGATGAATTTAAGGAAGGAGAAGTACAAATCCCTCAATTGATTCAAAGGTTTAAAACAATTGCTACTGCTTCCGTAGCTACTTCTGCTTATGAAGCCTATGATTTTGGTTATTTGGATGCCAAAAGAGATAGCGTTTGTATTCTTGGAACATCCAATATTTTCCAGGCAAAACAAAAAGTTTTGCAACTTTCAACAAATTATATTAGACCTGTACCGAGAGAAGATATTATGGTGTTGGGACAAACAGGATTAGCTGCATTGTATGTCGCTGCACATAGTTTAAAATTAGGTGGATATGCTTCAGATCATGACATAAAAATTGCTCGTAAAATTGCATATGTTTTATGTGGTGGAGATCTAAGTTATGCCCAAAAAGTAAATGAACAATATCTTTTGGATCTTGAAAGGGAAGCGTTTTTAAGTTTATGTACAGAACCTAAAACATTAGAACGAATTCAATATATGCTTGAAAACAATAAACCCTTGCGAAATTAA